GAGAACAACCGGTCCACCGAGGAAAAATCGGTGAGGGAACCATCGTCGCGGAGGATTGGCATCGTCGCGTCGAACGTGATCGGTTCGGGGATGTCGATCACCACTTCCCATCGGTGGAGGTTGGGATAGTGGGGGGAGAGCCGGGCGAACACGGAGTCTTCCGCATGCATCCGTCCCGCAAGGGAAGAAGCGTTTCGGTCGAACGGATTGGTTTCGTCAAACGGTCGCTCCTGCGCCACGGAGAGCAGGGCGCCGCTCCGGACGGATGCGATCAAAGCGAAGGCGGGATTCCTGACCGTCTGAGCGAGACGGTAGAACGAAGGATCATCCAGTCCGTACAGATCCTCCTCCTTGATATCCCCGTCCCGAAGCGCCGACAGGAGCGCTTCCTTGATCATCGCCGTCGCGGAACGGACATCCTTGTGCCAGTAGACGGTCCGGTACATCAGGTACTTGGCGAACAGAACATGTTCCACCGAGGTGATGGCCCGTTCGGCAAGCGCCGGTTTTCCTTCCGCTTGGGACAAGCTCCGGATGATGTACGGAGCGTCCTGGAATCCATAGGGGATGCCGCAGAAGAACGCGTCACGGTTCAGGTAGTCCAGTTTGTCGGGATCCAACGTGCCGGACAATAGGGATCGGAAGAACCGAATCTCCGTATCGTCCGTCTTCCGGTCCGTGTCAATGATGTCTGCGACGGAAGCGGGATCGGCGCCGGCGTTTCGCACCGCGTCGTTCAGCGGCCCCGGAGAAAGGATCAGATCGGCGGCAAGTTCCTCATGCTGTTTCAGCGCGAGTTCCTTCAGGGAGTGGGCGTAGGGGAAGTGGCCGATGTCATGCAGCAGAGCGGCGACAAGGAAGGAGTGGATCCCTTCCCAGGTGAAAAACGGGTGTTTCCTGACGGGACAGCAGGGAAAGAATGATCTCGTTGGACAGGTGATAGACCCCCAGCGAATGTTCCAGGCGGGTGTGGACGGCGGATGGATAGACCAGGCTGACCGGGCCCAATTGCCGGATGCGTCCCAGCTTCTGGAACACATCCGTCCGGACGATGGCGTCAATTGCAGGACTGATGCGGATGTCCTTCCACAGGGCGTCCCGGATGGTCAGGGTCTCTTCCGCCAAAAGGCGGGAAAGCAACGTTGCAGCGTTCATGGTTCCATCGTACAAAGCGATTTGACAAAAGGGAAGTGCCATACCATGATGGAAGCCATGAGACGCCTACCCCTGATCATGGTACTCTTTTGCCTAGCCCTGCCGCTGTCCGCCGGGGTGGAGCAGTCGTTGGGGCTGTGGGGAAACAAGGTCGAGCCGGTGGATGGAAAAATCGGAGTGTTGTCTGACGATGGGACGCATGCGGCTTTGGTCCGCGGGATGCTCTCCCAGCCGTACAGCCTCACCTGGGTGGAGACCTACGTGGCGGAGGAAAACCGCCCCTCATTCACCACGGTGTATGGCGAGATGCTCGCATCCTTGTTGCCTCAGACCGGTTTCGTGCTGGGGGCGGAGAGCGAGGAGGGGGCGTTTGTTACCGTTCCCGTCCGGCTTTCCGATGGACGGTATCTGACGCTCTCATTCCATGATGACCTGCTTGTCGCCCTTACGCTATGAAAAAGCCCGCCGGTGAAGGCGGGCCAGAACAATCGTTCGCTTCCGGTCACTGACTTTGTTTGTTTCCGTACAGCAAATCAAAATACTCCATGTCGGTGGAAAGCACTTTGTTCAACGACGGAATGGTCTTGCGGTAGCTTTCCAACGTTCTCCACAGCCGGAAGAATTCCGGGTCGGCCTGATAGGCGTCCGCGTAAATCTTGGTTGCCTGGGCGTCGGCGACACCTTTGATCCGTTCGCTTTCCGCGTAGGCGGTGGAGAGGATGGACTTCTGTTCGTTCTCCATCTTTCCTTGCCACTGTGCCAGCTGGCCTCTGCCGTAGGAGCGGTACGCCTCGGCGATCTGGTTCCTTTCCTTGATCATCCGTTGGTAGACACTCTCCGTCAGGTCGTCGCTGTAGCGGATCTGCCGGATGATGATGTCGATCAACTGGATGCCATAGGCATCGGTGAACTTGCTCGCCTGGGTGAACATCATCTGGCTGAGTTTTTCACGGCCGAGGCGGATCGTCTCCTGCTTGGTGTTGGTCTTGGTCAGCGAGCGAAGCGTTTCGGCGTCCTCGATGTTCTCCATGTTCTGCACCTGTTCCGTCATCTGGATGTCGTTGATCTGGTTGGAGTTGCGGACCGCCTCGTTGAGGTAGTTGTCCGAAATCACCGTCCGGATGGAACTGTCCAGGATGTCATTCAGGCGCAACAGGCCGTTGTCCACCGTGTTGACCGACTCGTAGAACTTCGCCGGATCGGTGATCTTCCACCGCGCCGTGGTGTCAACCCAGATGAACTGGTTCTCTTTGGTCGGGATGCGCTGGGCGTCTCCGTCCCAAGAGAGGATCTTCTTCGGATAGACGACGACGTTGTCCACCAGCGGCATCTTGAACTTCAGGCCTGCCGTCGTCTGGGTGTCGACAATCTTGCCGAAGCGGGTGACGACCGCCTGTTCCCCTTCGTTGATCACATAGAATGGCCCCAGCAGGAGGAAAATGATCAGGACGACCAGAACGATCACCAGCGTGGTGATCAGTTTTTTCATGGTGATGGCTTTCATTTGGAACCTCCCACCATCTGCACCGGCAGATAGTTCGCCAAGGATTTGTCGATCAACGTGACCGAACCACCATCGGTGGGGTTGATCACCGATTCCATCGTCTCAATGTACAGACGGGTCTTGGTGATATCCTTGCTCTTCTCGTATTCCTCACGGACGCTGTTGAACCGTGCCACGTCACCTTGCGCGTTGTTGACCCGTTCGGCGGCGTATCCGTTGGCCTGTTGGATCAGCTGGCTTGCTTCACCTTGCGCCGAAGGGATCACCTTGTTGTAGTTCTCCTTGCCTTCGTTGATGTACCGGTTCATGTCCTGGACCGCCTTGTTGACATCCTCGAACGCGTCCTGCACGTCCCCGGCAGGAGGAACGGTGTTCTGCAGCTTCACCGTGACGACCCGGACGCCGAGATGGTAGGTATCGAACAACGTCTGCATCATGTTCTGCGCCTCGACTTCCATTTCGGTCCGTTTGCTGGTCATGACGGAGAGGATGGGAAGATCTCCCACCAGCTGGTTCATCACGCTCTGGGAGATGTCACGGATCGTGATCTCTCCTTTCTGTACGTTGAACAGCCAATCCTTGGGGTTCTCCACCTTGTACTGGACGATCCACTCCACGTTGATGATGTTCAGGTCCCCGGTGAGCATCTCACTTTCCTGGGGGACGCTGCTGGATACCAGAAGCGGTGTGTTTTTCGCCGTGCTCCGATAGCCGAAACTCATTGTGTTCACCACCTGCGTGGCGATGTTGTAGTTCTTCTCAATCCCGAATGGGATCTTCATCTGCAAGCCAGGACCGACGGTGCGGTTGTATTTTCCGAACCGGGTTACCACTGCCTGTTCCGTCTGGTCAACGACGAAGAAGCTTCCCATGACCAGCGCGATCGCCACGATGGCTACGATGATCCAGATGACCAGCTTGGGGCTGATGTGCTGGAACGAGGGTTTCACCTGGCGCGCGCGTTGTGTATTGAATTCCATACGCCTTCCTTCTTCCATCAATGTACTTGCCGCCATCCGCCCGGTCAAGGGAACTGGACGAATCAGCGGGATATTCGTATGTTGGACTGCAAGGAGCATAACCAATGCATGACATCAATGAAGTGAATGCGTTTTTGAAAAAGGCGGGGACGTACTACCTCGCCACAATGGATGGGGACCAGCCGCGGGTACGGCCGTTCGGCACCAGCACGATCTATCAGGGAAAACTGTATATCCAGACGGGAAAGAAAAAGAGTGTTGCCCACCAAATCGCCAAGAATCCCAAGGTGGAGATCTGCGCGTTCCAGGATGGAACATGGCTCCGCCTCTCGGGTACCTTGGTGGAGGATCCTGACCTGAAGGCCCAGGAGTGGATGCTTTCCCAGTATCCGGAGCTCGGCGGCATGTACAAGGTAGGGGATGGAAACAACATGGTCCTGTATTTCAAGGACGCTACCGCTGTGTTCAGCTCCTTCTCCGCGGCTCCGTATACGGTGAAATTCTGATTCAGTTTGCTTCCCGGGCGACGGGGAGGACGGTGTACTTGGGGATGACGCGGCAGGGGTGGTAGCTGAGTTTGCTCTGCCTCAGCCCCATGTCCCCGACATCTTCCTCCCAGTTGATGTACTGGATCCGCTCATCGGCAAACCGTTTGGCGAATTCATGGCTGATCATCTCGCAGGCGCCTTTGATCTTGTGGTCGGCCTTCTCGATGTGGACGTACAGCGTATCCTTGACGATCTCCCCCATGGAGAAGGCGCGGATGGTACCCTCGGAGCGGAGTACGCCCCCCAGCATCCCATAGACATCGTTGTGGTCCAGCACCTCGAACACCTTCGCCTGTTCTTCCTTGAAGACCTGGGAGTTCTTTTCGTCGATCAGGCCGGAGGAAAGATAGAATTCCTTCACCTGGGGAATGTCCTGTTCCGTCAGATCGGTGAATGTGTATCCGGGGTGGCTCTTTTTGAAGAAATCAATGTCGTTGCGTTTGCCATGGAACTTTCTTCCCGCCAGCGTCAGCAACTCCTCTTTGGCGTACAGGTAGTCCCCCCAATCGGGTTCGGGAAGTTCCTGGATGGGAAAGTAGGAGTTGATCATGGCGACATCATCGTCGGTCATCGTGCAGAACGCCACAGGGATGTCCATCACGGCGCAGTACTGGTCGATCTCAGCCAGCGCCGCGTGGATGTCTGGTCCCAGGGGGAGCATGAAGCAGGGCTTTCCTTCGTTGTTCAGTTCCTTGATCACCAAGGTATCATGAAACAGGGCGTATTCCGCCTGATAATAGTCCCTCCACATGAAGAGACCGCCGACGGTATAGTCGCAGGTGCGGCTTACCGCATAGTCGAAGAACGGACGGACGACGGCAATGTCTTCCAGTCCGAGCGGCTTGAACTTAAGCATGGGGCCCCTTTGCGGGGCCGGCTAAGTGGATGGCCATACAGCTCCTCGTATTCGCTTTGAAGAATCGATTATCTGATGGTGATACTACCAATTTCATCAGGAAAGTCAATATGGGGGGAAAGGGTGGACTTTGCTTGCAGTTTCCCGCCTTTCTGTCTATGATTGTCCGTATGAAAAAACGTCTGGTCACTTCCGCATTGCCGTATGTCAACAACATCCCGCACCTGGGGAACCTGCTGCAGGTGCTTTCCGCCGATGTCTTCGCCCGTTTCTGCCGTTCCAAAGGGTATGAGACCCTGTATGTCTGTGGTACGGACGAATATGGGACCGCCACGGAAACCCGTGCCATCCAGGAACATGTCACACCCAGGGAACTGTGCGACCATTACCACAAGATCCATCGGGACATCTATCGCTGGTTCAACATCAGCTTTGATTATTTCGGGCGTACCAGTACTCCGAAACAGACGGAGATCGTCCAGGATATTTTCCGCCGGGTGTATGATGCCGGCTACATCACCGAGCATGAGCAGGAGCAGCTGTACTGCCCCCACTGCCAGCGGTTCCTGGCTGACCGCCTGGTGGAGGGCACCTGTCCCCACTGCGGTTCCGACAAGGCGAGGGGGGACCAGTGCGACAATTGCCAGACGTTGCTTGACCCCACCGAGTTGATCAACCCGAAGTGTTCCGTCTGCGGCACCACGCCGGAGCTCAGGAAGACCAAGCACCTGTACATCAACCTTCCCAAGGCGTTGCCGCTTCTGGAGAAGTGGATGGAGAAAGCGTCGGTGGATGGCTTTTGGGCGAACAACGCCATCCAGGTGACGAAGAGCTGGATTCGTGACGGACTGAAGGAGCGGGCCATCACCCGCGACCTGAAGTGGGGGATTCCCGTTCCGATGAAAGGGTACGAGGACAAGGTGTTCTACGTGTGGTTCGACGCCCCGATCGGCTATGTGTCCATCAGCGCGTACGCCACGGAAGATTGGAAGAAGTGGTGGTTTGATCCTGAGCACACCGAACTGTTCCAGTTCATTGGCAAGGACAACATTCCGTTCCATACGGTGATCTTCCCCTCCTGCCAGTTGGCCACCGGCCAGAACTGGACGATGCTCCATCACATGAGCTCCACCGAATACCTGAACTACGAAGGTGGGAAGTTCTCCAAATCCAACGGCATCGGCATTTTCGGCAACGATGTGGAATCAACGGGCATTCCCGCCGACGTGTGGCGGTTCTACCTGTACTACAACCGTCCGGAAACCAGTGATTTCACCTTCACCTGGCAGGATTTTCAGGAGAAGGTCAACAAGGAGTTGATCGGCAACCTGTCAAATCTGGTCAATCGGACGCTGACGTTCACCAAGAAATTCATGGACGGTCATCTGGACGCAGGAGCGGTGGATGAGACGTTCCACCAAACGGCGCTGGAGTATGAGAAACGGATCGATGCGTTGATGGAACGGGCCGACGAACGTGAAGCCCTCCGGACCATTCTGGAGCTTTCGTCCGCCGGCAACAAGCTGTTCCAGGACAGCGAGCCGTGGAAACTGCGCACCACCGATCCTGTCCAGGCAGAGAAGATGCTCCGCACCCTGACCTGGTTGATCAGGGATCTGGGGGTGATGTGCGCGCCGTACATGCCGACTACCGCGGAGAAGCTGCTTGGTTTCATCGGCCAGGAGAAGGCCACGTGGAAGGATCTGGGCGCCTGGGGTGGGGCGGTGGATGTCGGTGAAGTTTCCTTGTTGTTCTCCCGTCTGGAGGATGAGACGATCGCCACACTCAGAGAGCGGTTCTCCGGAAGCCAGAAAGAACGGGAAGCCAAGGAACATGCCGCACAAGCGGCGGAAGAAGCAAAGAAAGGGGGGGAACTCATGTTGGATCCATCAAAAAGCATCGCGGAGCAATTCTCCGAGCATGTCATTCTGAAAGTTGCGAAGATCACCAATGTCGAGAAGCATCCTGGCGGGGATAAACTGTTCATCCTTACGTTGGACGTCGGAGAAGAAGAACCGAGGACCATCGTCAGTTCCATTGTGCCGTTCTACAAGGCGGAGGAACTGCAGGATCATCACATCGTGCTGGTCTCAAACCTCAAGCCGGCCAATTTCCGCGGGGTGAAGAGCTGTGGAATGTTGCTTGCCGCCACCGATCCTACCGCCGCCGATCCGCACAGCACCTGCGAAGTGTTGTTCCCCGATGACATTCCGGTCGGCACGGTGCTGGAGCCCCAAGGGTATGCCGAGCCGACGGAAAAACTGAGCTATGTCAAACCGGACATGTTCTTCTCCATGCCTCTGTCCACCCATGACGGCGTGCTCACCGTCGATGAAAAGCCGGTGATGAGCAAAGACGGGCTGACGGTTCACGCGAAGAAGTACCTGAACGGCCCGGTGGGCTGATGTTCCTTTCTCCCATCCCGATGGAGGAGTTGGATGGGAACCTCTGCATGCAGAGTTCCTATTGGGCTCGCCTGAAGGAGAAGCATGGGTGGGAGGCGTATGCGTTCCGCATGCGCAAATCCACCCTGCTGGTGTTGGTGCGCAGGTTCCTGCGGTTCTTCACCTTTGCCTACGTTCCGTTCGGACCTCAGGAGGATGTGGATCTTTCTCGTCTTTCCCGTCAATTGGTTCCTTTTCTTCCCAAACACCTGTTCGTCATCCGCTACGATCTTCCCTATGGAAGTGGGGCGGAAGGTCGGTCATTGGTCGTCCAACAGGAAAGCGTCCAACCGGACGCCACCGTGGTGATCGACCTGAAGCCGGGGTATGAGACGGTCTGTTCCGGTTATCGGCAACGGGCACGCCGTGCACTGCAGAAGAGCAAGGATCGTGTGTTGGTGAAGCTGTGGGACGGGGACGAGGAAACGTTCCGTCAGTGGTACGGAGTGTACCTGGAGACGGGAAGCCGGGATGGGTTTTCCACCCGCAGTGAAGCGTATCTCAGGGATGTGCTCTCCCTCTCTGATGCCAAGGTGGAGTCCCGCCTGTTTGTCGCGTGGCGTGACGGGAAGGTGGTGGGAGGAACGATCCTGCTGGCCAACCAGAGGGAAGCGATCTATCTGTTCGGCGCTTCGAAGCGGATGCCGGACTGTACCTGCAGTTACGCGTTGCAGGACGCGATGATCCAGTACAGTATCCAGACAGGCCGTACGGTGTATGATCTGTTCGGCGTCAGTGGAAATGACGGCAGAGGATCGCACTTGGCGTCATTGGATTTGTTCAAGACTGCGTTTGGGGGGCGGAGGATTGCCCGGCGTCCGACGTGTGACTGGCCTGCCGACCGCCTCGTCTATGCGTTGTTTTCTTCTGCGGAGAAGATCCGCTATCGCCACAGCCGAGGCGCTTCACCTCGGCAATGAACCGGTCTCCCCGGTCAAATTCATTGGTAAACAGCTCAAACGAAGCGCAACCCGGAGAAAGGATCACCATGTCGGGGTGCTCCGGATGCGCTGCGGCGTCTTGCTTGGCTGATGAGAACGCCTGTTCCACCGCTTCCTTCATGGTGGCGAACGGCCCTTGGAACGGAATCTTCCGTTCCTCAAGAAGCGGGATCAGCTTGCGGGTGGTGAAGGAGCCGTCCAGTAACGTGACGCTTCCCGCCTGGGCCAGGTCATCGGCCATCGCATCGGCGGAAAGGTTTTTGTCCGTTCCCCCGGTGATCAGGTGGATCGTCGCCATCCGGTAATGGGACAGGGAGAAATGGACCGCCTCGGCGATCGTCGCGGCGCTGTCATTGATGAACGTGATTCCGTCGACGACACATACCAGTTGGCAACGGTGAGGGACGCCGGGGAAGGTGGAGAGGGCGGTCTTGACCGCTCTGGGTTTGAAAGAAAGCGCCGTGAGGGCGAGAGCCGCGGATCTCAGGGTGTCCGGGCAGGCCGAAGGAGCTTTGTCCAGCGAGCGGACCCTGCGTTTGTCGATGTGGCAGGAAGATGCCACCACGTCGACCAGTTCCGGAGGGACGATGATCACGCCATCCCCTTTCTGGAACAGCTTCAGCTTGTCCTCCAGATAGTGCTGCATCGAGTCATAGCTGTTTTGGTGGTCAGGATAAAACGAGGTGAGGATCGTCGCGGAAAACGGCGGCATGGCGTCTCCCAACGCCGCATAGGTGTCGCGGATCTGCCAGGAACTCATTTCGATGATCAGGTATTCTGGAACGGGCTTTTCTTTCTTCTCCCATGAAGAAAGGACGGTGAACGCGCTGATGCCCATGTTGCCGCACAGCTGTGTCTGGTGGCCCAGATGGGTCAGGGCATGGGAGATGGCGAAGCAGGTGGTTGTTTTTCCCTTGGTTCCGGTGACGACAATCGTCTTGATGATGGAAAATTCGGGGGAAGTGAACAGATAATACATGTCGTTGCGTACCAGCTTGGCGTCTTTGAGCAACGGATTATCCGGGGGGATGGACGGGTTTTTGATGACGACGTCCGCCCAGCGGAAATCCTCTTCCCTGTGCTGGCCGGTGATGCAGACGGCACCGCGTTTGGTCAACGCGTCGACCTCGTCTTTCAATTGCTCGCCGCCTTTCAGGTCGGTGACGCGCACCTGTTCCCCATGGTCCAGAAAATACTGGGCCGCGGCATAACCGCCTCCGTTGACCCCCAGGCCGAATACCAGTACGTTCATCAGCTTCATGATACCAGACTGGGGGAAAGGGGACAAGACCGACTGGGGAAAAAGATCGTGTTCCTCTTGACGCAAGGGGGGTATCTTCGCATAATGGTCGGGTAATTATGTCCGACTTCCGTAAAATCGGAATAGGAGAAGGAGCTCAACTGTGCCTTGCGGTAGAAAAAGAAAAAAGCATAAGATCGCCACACACAAGCGGAAAAAACGCCTTCGGATGATGAGGCACAAGAAGAAGTAATTCCCGCTTGGTGATCAAGCTTACCAAACAAAAATCCGTCGGTCGCTCCGGCGGATTTTTTTTGGTCTGATACCCATGGTCTGTTTTGTTGACCTTTTTCCCGATTGTATGGTAAGGTGTAATGTAACCTCTTTATCCACCTTGAGGTGGATCATTTAGTCCGCAAGGAGGAACCATGAGAAATTATGAGTTCACCGTCATCTTCGACGGAGAAGATGAGAAATCGAAGAAGGGCTTGGAAGCGGTCGCAGAGATGTTCAAGAACGCGAACGTGACGATCACCAAGCAGGATGACATGGGAATCAGGCAGTTCGCCTATCCCATCAAGAAACAAGACAAAGGTCATTACGTCTATTACGAGCTGCAGGCCGAACCGACGTCGATGGACGAGTTCGAGAAAGAGTTGCAACTTAATCCGAACGTATTGAAATACCTGTTCGTCAACAAGAGCAAGTAACAGAAAAGAGGAGGAATTCCATGGCGACTGATTTGAACGTGGTAGCCCTTGTGGGTCGCCTTACCAGAGACGCCGAGATCCGCTATACACAGGGCGGTTCGGGGATCTGTCATTTTTCCATCGCGGTCAACCGGAGAAAGAGGACGGGAGACAACCAGTGGGAGGATGAGGCGAACTTCTTTGACTGCTCACTGTTCGGAAAGACAGCCATTTCGATGCAACCCTATCTTCTGAAGGGCAAGCAGGTTTCCATTCTTGGCGAACTGCGCCAGGGCAAATGGGAATCGGACGGCCAGCAGAGGAGCAAGGTGGAGATCGTGGTGAATTCCCTCCAGTTGCTTGGGTCGAACCCCAACGCGTCTTCCTCGTATGGACAGAACTCTGCTCCATCCGCACCGAAGAGCGCGCCAAAGAGCACGCCAGAGACGGCGGCCGCTCCGCAGACAGCGGAGGAAGAACCGGCATCCGGTGGGCCTGACCAGTTCGATGACGACACGATTCCATTCTAATTCTAAGGAGCATACGCATGAACGATCGCGATGAAAAAGATGAAGACCTCATGGATGATGAGGACATGATGGACAAAGGCGGCAAATATGACCGCAAAGGGAACGGCGGCATGCATGGCAAGCCGATGTTCAAGAAGAAGATCTGCAAGTTCTGCACCCAGAAGAGCGAACCGGATTACAAGAATCCTGATCAGCTCCGCAGGTTCACTACGGAACGGGGCAAGATTCTGCCCGCCCGCATCACGGGTTGCTGCGCCAAACATCAGCGCAAACTGACGGCGGAGATCAAGAAGGCGAGGGTTCTGGCCTATCTGCCGTTCGAGAAGCCTTGGTGATGGAACGGTATGACGGGACAAGACAAACGGAATGTTACGGCAACAGCCGTAGCAGTGGGCCTGAGCGTCCTCTTCTCGTATCTGGATCTGCTCTCTCTGCTGTACACCATTCCGGTAATCGTCGCCTCGTCATGGTACCGTGATGGGAGGAGGCTGCTTCCCGCAGCGGTCGCCGGGTTTCTGGTTGTCTCACTCACGTTGGTGAGCAACCGAGAGGCGTTCGGCACCGATTCGGGACGGTTGGCGATCCTCATCGCGTTGTTCATCCCTGTAGTGGTTTGGATTTCCGCTCTTCTCTGGATTGGGTTGGACGGAAAACGGTTTTTGACACGATTTTTGGCAAGTTCAGCGGTTCCGGTAATCGCTTCACTGGCGGTTCTTGTGGTATTTGCCGTACAGGCGGATGCCGCGAAGGTCTTGGATGGTTACTTTTCCAAGACGTTTGTGGACCTTTTCCAGGAAATCGCCATCCATGGCGAAGCGGATCCCGTCGTCAACGCGAACCTCACCAAGTTGTACCGCATGGTGGTGCAGGTGATGGGGGCGGTGTTGGGGCCTATGATGATGACCGTCTGTGGAGTGAATGCGTTCATCGCGCTTTCCATCCAACAGAAGGGTACCGTCAGGCTGACGGAAAAGGTGCTTACCTGGCGCCTTCCGCAGGATTGGGTCTGGGCGTTTCTGGGACTTTGGTTCACCGTGGCGCTTGGATACTTCCTTTCCTGGCCGTACCTGGTGAAGGCGTTGGTCATCAATGTGGCCTTGAGCGTCTCCCTCCTGTATGAGCTTCAGGGATTTGCCATCCTGCTGTTCTGGCTTCGGAAGCGTCATGTGACGCTGACAGCCGGCAAGCTGTTTGGATGGGTGATCGTGTTGGTGCTGTTCCTGCCAGGGATGAACATGGTGGGTGTCTTGGCGCTTCTCGTTGTGGGAGTGTTGGAGACATGGTTTGAATTTCGGAGAAAAGACAAGGAGATTTCCTATGAAAATCATTCTTAATCAAGATGTGACGAACCTCGGTGAAGAGGGAGATGTCGTAACGGTAAAAGACGGTTACGGCCGTAACTATCTGTTGCCGTACAAGATGGCTGTTCCCTATACGCCGGGTAACATCGCCCAGGTGAAAGCCCGGGCTGCGGCGATCGAGAAGCGCAAGCAGGAGAAGCGCGCGGCAAGCGCGTCCCTGAAAGAGAAGCTGGATGCCATGACGATCAACATGATCGTCTCCGCCGGTGAGAACGGCAAGCTGTTCGGTTCCATCACGTCCGCGATGGTCCAGGCTGAGCTGTCCAAGCAGGGTGTGGAGATCGAAAAGAAGAAAATCGATGTCCCGACCCACGCCATCAAGATGACGGGTACCTATGAAGTGCGCGTCCATCTGTATGAGGACGAGTACTCTCTGGTCAAGCTGGTGGTGGAGAGCGAGGCTGAGGTGAAGGCCAAGGCTGCCGCGGAAGCGGAGAAAGCCAAGGCGGAAGCCGCTGCCGCAGCCAAAGCAACCAAGGAAGCGGAAGAAGCCGCGAAGGCCGCTGAAGCCGCACCTGCTGCCGAGGCTGCTCCTGCTGAAGAAGCTCCTGCCGCGGAAGCAGCGCCGGCTGCCGAGGAACCGAAGGCTGAAGAAGCCCAACCGACCGCGGAGTGAGAACGCTTTGAGCGCGTTGATGGGACGTGTCCCTCCCAATGATGTTGAGGCGGAAAAGGCCCTTCTGGGGTTGCTCATCCAGAACAGCAAGCTGATCGATGAGATTCAGACGATGCTGCGTCCGGATGACTTTTACCAGAAGAGCCATGTTTCCATCTACGCGCAACTGCTTTCCTTCAAGCAGAAGAATCTGAAGGAGACATTGGACTTCCGTTCGTTTGCCGTATTTCTGACCAACGAAGGGAAGCTCGATGAATGCGGCGGGTTGTCCTATCTGGTCGAACTGACCAATTCAGAGAAGATCGGATTCGCGACCAACGCCGTCTATTACGCCCAGACGATCCGAAGCCTTTCCCGGCGAAGGAAGCTGATCGACTTCACCGCGTCGCTGCATGAGCAGGCGTTCGACATCTCCGAGGACATCCAAGGGGTAATCGA
This DNA window, taken from Sphaerochaeta sp., encodes the following:
- the metG gene encoding methionine--tRNA ligase; the protein is MKKRLVTSALPYVNNIPHLGNLLQVLSADVFARFCRSKGYETLYVCGTDEYGTATETRAIQEHVTPRELCDHYHKIHRDIYRWFNISFDYFGRTSTPKQTEIVQDIFRRVYDAGYITEHEQEQLYCPHCQRFLADRLVEGTCPHCGSDKARGDQCDNCQTLLDPTELINPKCSVCGTTPELRKTKHLYINLPKALPLLEKWMEKASVDGFWANNAIQVTKSWIRDGLKERAITRDLKWGIPVPMKGYEDKVFYVWFDAPIGYVSISAYATEDWKKWWFDPEHTELFQFIGKDNIPFHTVIFPSCQLATGQNWTMLHHMSSTEYLNYEGGKFSKSNGIGIFGNDVESTGIPADVWRFYLYYNRPETSDFTFTWQDFQEKVNKELIGNLSNLVNRTLTFTKKFMDGHLDAGAVDETFHQTALEYEKRIDALMERADEREALRTILELSSAGNKLFQDSEPWKLRTTDPVQAEKMLRTLTWLIRDLGVMCAPYMPTTAEKLLGFIGQEKATWKDLGAWGGAVDVGEVSLLFSRLEDETIATLRERFSGSQKEREAKEHAAQAAEEAKKGGELMLDPSKSIAEQFSEHVILKVAKITNVEKHPGGDKLFILTLDVGEEEPRTIVSSIVPFYKAEELQDHHIVLVSNLKPANFRGVKSCGMLLAATDPTAADPHSTCEVLFPDDIPVGTVLEPQGYAEPTEKLSYVKPDMFFSMPLSTHDGVLTVDEKPVMSKDGLTVHAKKYLNGPVG
- the hflC gene encoding protease modulator HflC, encoding MKAITMKKLITTLVIVLVVLIIFLLLGPFYVINEGEQAVVTRFGKIVDTQTTAGLKFKMPLVDNVVVYPKKILSWDGDAQRIPTKENQFIWVDTTARWKITDPAKFYESVNTVDNGLLRLNDILDSSIRTVISDNYLNEAVRNSNQINDIQMTEQVQNMENIEDAETLRSLTKTNTKQETIRLGREKLSQMMFTQASKFTDAYGIQLIDIIIRQIRYSDDLTESVYQRMIKERNQIAEAYRSYGRGQLAQWQGKMENEQKSILSTAYAESERIKGVADAQATKIYADAYQADPEFFRLWRTLESYRKTIPSLNKVLSTDMEYFDLLYGNKQSQ
- a CDS encoding pyridoxamine 5'-phosphate oxidase family protein; translated protein: MHDINEVNAFLKKAGTYYLATMDGDQPRVRPFGTSTIYQGKLYIQTGKKKSVAHQIAKNPKVEICAFQDGTWLRLSGTLVEDPDLKAQEWMLSQYPELGGMYKVGDGNNMVLYFKDATAVFSSFSAAPYTVKF
- a CDS encoding UDP-N-acetylmuramoylalanine--D-glutamate ligase, with translation MNVLVFGLGVNGGGYAAAQYFLDHGEQVRVTDLKGGEQLKDEVDALTKRGAVCITGQHREEDFRWADVVIKNPSIPPDNPLLKDAKLVRNDMYYLFTSPEFSIIKTIVVTGTKGKTTTCFAISHALTHLGHQTQLCGNMGISAFTVLSSWEKKEKPVPEYLIIEMSSWQIRDTYAALGDAMPPFSATILTSFYPDHQNSYDSMQHYLEDKLKLFQKGDGVIIVPPELVDVVASSCHIDKRRVRSLDKAPSACPDTLRSAALALTALSFKPRAVKTALSTFPGVPHRCQLVCVVDGITFINDSAATIAEAVHFSLSHYRMATIHLITGGTDKNLSADAMADDLAQAGSVTLLDGSFTTRKLIPLLEERKIPFQGPFATMKEAVEQAFSSAKQDAAAHPEHPDMVILSPGCASFELFTNEFDRGDRFIAEVKRLGCGDSGSSPQKKTTHRRGGRQASHTSDAGQSSAPQTQS
- the hflK gene encoding FtsH protease activity modulator HflK — protein: MEFNTQRARQVKPSFQHISPKLVIWIIVAIVAIALVMGSFFVVDQTEQAVVTRFGKYNRTVGPGLQMKIPFGIEKNYNIATQVVNTMSFGYRSTAKNTPLLVSSSVPQESEMLTGDLNIINVEWIVQYKVENPKDWLFNVQKGEITIRDISQSVMNQLVGDLPILSVMTSKRTEMEVEAQNMMQTLFDTYHLGVRVVTVKLQNTVPPAGDVQDAFEDVNKAVQDMNRYINEGKENYNKVIPSAQGEASQLIQQANGYAAERVNNAQGDVARFNSVREEYEKSKDITKTRLYIETMESVINPTDGGSVTLIDKSLANYLPVQMVGGSK
- a CDS encoding phosphatidylglycerol lysyltransferase domain-containing protein, whose translation is MLKFKPLGLEDIAVVRPFFDYAVSRTCDYTVGGLFMWRDYYQAEYALFHDTLVIKELNNEGKPCFMLPLGPDIHAALAEIDQYCAVMDIPVAFCTMTDDDVAMINSYFPIQELPEPDWGDYLYAKEELLTLAGRKFHGKRNDIDFFKKSHPGYTFTDLTEQDIPQVKEFYLSSGLIDEKNSQVFKEEQAKVFEVLDHNDVYGMLGGVLRSEGTIRAFSMGEIVKDTLYVHIEKADHKIKGACEMISHEFAKRFADERIQYINWEEDVGDMGLRQSKLSYHPCRVIPKYTVLPVAREAN